GTGGACGTTTAGCCAAAATAGGCAAACTTGAAACTGACCCAGCATTTTTACTCGGTAACGTTGGTAATAAACGAATAATCAAGAACATTATCATCAAAGCTAATATACCAATAATCGCAAAGGTAACGCGCCATCCCACAAGTTGACCGACTAGTCGTCCTAGTGGCAAACCGAGAATCGTAGCCAGTGATGTACCAATGGCTAACATACCAATGGCTTGTGTCTTTTTATTTTTAGGCGCAACGCGCATCACTAAAGAGGCGGTGATGGACCAGAATACGGAATGGGCCACCGCAATACACATACGGGCAATAAGAAGAATCCAATAATTCCATGCAATTACAGAAAGAATATGCCCGATGATAAAAATGATGAAAAGCTTAACGAGTAAGCTTTTACGTTCCATTTTTCCTGTGGCGAGCATTGCGGGCAGGGACATGATGAGAACAGTCCACGCATAAATGGTCATCATTAAGCCGACATCAGAGGTTTGCATATTAAAGCTTTGCCCAATATCGGTGAGTAACGCAACGGGCACAAATTCCGTAGTATTAAAAATAAAAGCGGCGCAAGCCATGATAACTACGCGCCAAAATTGAGTTTTTTCTGCTTTTTGGTAAAACGACATTATTTTAATTTCTCTTTAATTAATTCCTTAAGTTGATGGCGGAAATTTTTATCAATATTCAACTTATATTGTGGGGCGTAACAGCTATCGAAAAAACGAATAGGTAACGCTAGTTTTTTGTATTTTTCGTTAGTCGATCTTAAAGTTAAATTGACGTCGCATTGTACATTATCTAAATCAATGGCTCCAGAACCTTCACCTAAAAGTGCGGTTGTTTTTAAGCTTATTTTATCTACTTTGAGTAAGTGGTTTTCAAGCGAAAGATTTGATTCAAAACGCTCGTAAGGCGTATTCATATTTCTGCTCGCAGTTAAATCACTGTTATAATTAATTGGTAAATACTGTGCCGCCATATCTAATAAATTCAATCCTAAAAGCTCGCCATCACGTGCATTAAAATCAAATTTCCCTTCGATTAATTCTGAATTTGTAAAGGCTAATTGAGTGTTAAAATCACTCGTGCCTGTCATGGTTTGTGGGAAATTGAGTAAAGCTAACAACTGCTTTAAAGGAAAATTTTTACCAGAAAAATTAACCACGCTTTTTTGTAGATAGCTATTAAATTTAAGTATGGCAAGGCAATTCGTGGCGCATATCGGTCGAATGTAAGCAATGGCCAGTTTTTGTGGTTTTGTTAGATCTGCATGAATTTCAATATAACCCAATTTTTGCTGATTAAGTTGAACATCATCAAATTGAATAAGAGATTCCCCTTTTTGACGAAGGGCTATATTGCCTTTGTTAAAAATAAAATCAAATGTGGTGGCATTGCCATAAACTGGCTTTTCAAGTGTTACCCAAACGTGATGGGTACCATTTAAAATAAGATCTTTTCTTAAAAATTGTTTGAGTGGAAAATCCGAAAATGCCATGCGAATATTGGCTGAATTTAGCGCATTCTCGGTAAAACTAGCTTGCTGAATTTGAATTTCATCAAGCATCGGATTGCCAAAAATAAATGAAAAAAAGGATAATTTTCCTTCAATTTTTTTTGCAGAAACAGCGTGGTATTTAACTTGTTCTAAGGAAATAGAGAGATGAGGAAAGAAGTTAAGACTAACTGCTTCAAGTTTTATATCACGTCTTGCAAGTTGTTCGACAACCAGAGTTTTTGCTTGTTGAAGTTGAAGATAAAAAAAGAAAAAGATCGCAAACAGTACGATCGACAGGCTAATTGCGATCTTTTTCATTGATTAGTCCTCATTAATTCGACTCGCTACCGCATTTTGCTGATGTTTATATTTGGCATCTTTACGGCTAGTGTAAGGGCGCGCTGCCGAGCCGCTTAACACTTCGAAACTCAATGCGCCAATCACCATATTAGGACGCAATGCTAAAGGTAATTTGCCAGAATTGTAGAATTCCAACACAATTTTACCTTCCCAACCTGGGTCGATACGATGAGCGGTAACATGCACCATTAAGCCTAAACGGGCAAGAGAGGAACGACCATCTAACCAACCGATAATATTGGCAGGGAGTTTCACCGACTCTAATGTGGTTGCTAAGGCTAATACACCAGGGTGTAAGAAGAAGGCCTCATCATCTCCAATAATAATTTCATCACTCATGACTGATTCAAGTTGAGCTGAGACTTCTTCTTTCGGGCCACTTAAATCAATGTAAGGGGCAGAATGTTCACGAAATACGCGAAATGAATTGCCTAAACGCACATCAATGGTTGCACCATTGATTTTGTCGTTATCAGGACGAGGCGTTAACGAAATAAGACCATTATCCAAATAGCGTTCGATATCGGTATCGCAAAGACGCATGATTTTTCCTATTTTTCGTTTAATAAATGCAGAATTTGAGCTTTTAACATATTAATCGCAATACGGTTCTTGCCGCCACGAGGAATCACGATATCCGCATACTGTTTGGATGGCTCAATAAATTGTAAGAACATTGGACGAACGGTTGCGCGGTATTGGTCAATTACAGATTGTAATGAACGACCACGTTCTTCCATATCCCGTTGTAAACGACGGATAAAACAAATGTCTAATGGGGTATCTACGAAAACAGAAATATCAGCCAATTGGCGAACTCGCTCATCAGTGAGCAATAAAATCCCTTCTAAAATCACAATTTTTTTCGGGGTGAAGTGTTTGGCTTCGTCTGTTCTAGTGTGATCAACATAACTATAGACCGGAATATCGACAGCCTTTCCATTTTTTAAATCTTTTAAGTGTTGAATGAGTAACTCTCTATCCATTGAATTGGGATGGTCATAGTTGGTTTTGACTCGAACACTCATCTCCAAATGGCTTTGATCTTTATAGTAGCTGTCTTCAGCAATAATTCCGATTTCTTCGCAACCTAAATCGTTACAAAGCTCTTTATGAACAGTAGAAGCAATAGAACTTTTGCCTGAAGCCGATGCACCGGTAATGGCAATAATGATGCAAGATGAGTTTGACATAAAAAAACCTAAAATTTAGAAAGGTAAGAACTAAAGGAAATTATAAAGAAAAATCCGTTTAAATTCATCTTTCTTTTTCTTATATTTTTTCAAATTTGTGAAGCGCTTCACGGAAATTTTTTCCATTTTCATTTAACATTCATTCGCTTCCCTTATTTCATCTGTGTTATTTATAAGGAGTGTAAGATGAAAAAGAATAAAATTTCTCTCTCTATTTCAACCGCACTTTTAGCTGCAGGCTTCATAACATCATCCGCTGTTAATGCTCAAGGGCGTTTGGTGGTATATTGTAGTGCGACCAATATTCTTTGTGAAACGACAACGAAAGCCTTTGGCGAAAAATATGATGTAAAAACTTCATTTATTCGTAATGGTTCAGGTAGTACTTTTGCAAAAGTTGAAGCAGAAAAAAATAACCCACAAGCAGACGTATGGTTTGGCGGTACGTTTGACCCTCAAGCACAAGCTGCAGAGTTGGGTTTAATCGAACCTTATAAATCTAAACACATTGATGAAATCGTGGAACGTTTTCGTGATCCAGCGAAAACCAAAGGTCACTATGTGTCATCTATCTACATGGGTATCTTAGGCTTTGGTGTGAATACTGAGCGTTTAGCAAAATTAGGGATTAAAGAAGTACCAAAATGCTGGAAAGATTTAACCGATCCTCGCTTAAAAGGCGAAGTCCAAATTGCTGATCCACAAAGTGCGGGTACAGCATACACCGCATTAGCGACTTTCGTTCAACTTTGGGGCGAAGATAAAGCCTTTGATTTCTTAAAAGCATTACATCCAAATGTCTCTCAATATACAAAATCAGGTATCACGCCATCTCGTAACACAGCACGTGGAGAAGCCACTATAGGGGTTGGTTTTTTACACGATTATGCACTTGAAAAACGTCAAGGTGCACCATTGGAATTAGTCGTACCTTGTGAAGGTACGGGCTATGAATTAGGTGGCGTGAGTATCTTAAAAGGTGCTCGTAACATTGATAACGCAAAATTATTCGTGGATTGGGCATTATCTAAAGAAGGTCAAGAGTTAGCATGGAAACAAGGTGATTCTTTACAAATCTTAACCAACACCACCGCGGAACAATCGCCAACTGCGTTTGATCCAAACAAACTTAACCTCATCAATTATGACTTTGAAAAATATGGTGCAACCGAACAACGCAAAGCCTTAATTGAAAAATGGGTTCAAGACGTTAAATTAGCGAAATAATGTTTAAAGTGCGGTTGAAAACAGAGAAATTTTTGACCGCACTTTGCATTTGAACCCATAAAGTGGTTACTGCGATGAGCGCCAACTCATCTTATTTTTATAAAAAACACAGGAGTGAACCAATGAAATTGTCTAACGTTGCTTTAGCACTTTCTGGTATTGTATTTGGAGGCATGTTATTGAGTTCTCACGCATCTGCTGCAGAAGGGCGTTTAGTCGTTTATTGCAGTGCGCAAAACACGATGTGTGAGCAAGAAACCATGGCTTTTGAGAAAAAATATGGTATCAAAACCAGTTTTATCCGTGGTGGCACAGGCACAATTTTAGCTAAAATTGATGCTGAGAAAGACAACCCTCAAGGGGATGTGTGGTATGGCGGTACGCTTGATCCTCATTCTCAAGCCGGTGAAATGGGCTTGCTTGAAGCGTATAAGTCGCCAAATCTTGCACAAATTCCTGAACAGT
This is a stretch of genomic DNA from Haemophilus parainfluenzae. It encodes these proteins:
- a CDS encoding sugar transporter, which codes for MSFYQKAEKTQFWRVVIMACAAFIFNTTEFVPVALLTDIGQSFNMQTSDVGLMMTIYAWTVLIMSLPAMLATGKMERKSLLVKLFIIFIIGHILSVIAWNYWILLIARMCIAVAHSVFWSITASLVMRVAPKNKKTQAIGMLAIGTSLATILGLPLGRLVGQLVGWRVTFAIIGILALMIMFLIIRLLPTLPSKNAGSVSSLPILAKRPLLIGLYATTVIIISAHFTAYTYIEPFMIQIGQMDPNLATMILLVFGISGVTASVIFNRLYRLGAAQFIIHAILLLALSLGFMLTSAGYTATMFALSFIWGIGISCIGLALQMRVLQLAPDATDVATAIFSGIFNAGIGAGALFGNQIMRHVGLEYIGFSGAALAIIALGIFVFFNFRYRSQNI
- the udk gene encoding uridine kinase; the encoded protein is MSNSSCIIIAITGASASGKSSIASTVHKELCNDLGCEEIGIIAEDSYYKDQSHLEMSVRVKTNYDHPNSMDRELLIQHLKDLKNGKAVDIPVYSYVDHTRTDEAKHFTPKKIVILEGILLLTDERVRQLADISVFVDTPLDICFIRRLQRDMEERGRSLQSVIDQYRATVRPMFLQFIEPSKQYADIVIPRGGKNRIAINMLKAQILHLLNEK
- the dcd gene encoding dCTP deaminase encodes the protein MRLCDTDIERYLDNGLISLTPRPDNDKINGATIDVRLGNSFRVFREHSAPYIDLSGPKEEVSAQLESVMSDEIIIGDDEAFFLHPGVLALATTLESVKLPANIIGWLDGRSSLARLGLMVHVTAHRIDPGWEGKIVLEFYNSGKLPLALRPNMVIGALSFEVLSGSAARPYTSRKDAKYKHQQNAVASRINED
- a CDS encoding ABC transporter substrate-binding protein translates to MKKNKISLSISTALLAAGFITSSAVNAQGRLVVYCSATNILCETTTKAFGEKYDVKTSFIRNGSGSTFAKVEAEKNNPQADVWFGGTFDPQAQAAELGLIEPYKSKHIDEIVERFRDPAKTKGHYVSSIYMGILGFGVNTERLAKLGIKEVPKCWKDLTDPRLKGEVQIADPQSAGTAYTALATFVQLWGEDKAFDFLKALHPNVSQYTKSGITPSRNTARGEATIGVGFLHDYALEKRQGAPLELVVPCEGTGYELGGVSILKGARNIDNAKLFVDWALSKEGQELAWKQGDSLQILTNTTAEQSPTAFDPNKLNLINYDFEKYGATEQRKALIEKWVQDVKLAK
- a CDS encoding AsmA-like C-terminal region-containing protein → MKKIAISLSIVLFAIFFFFYLQLQQAKTLVVEQLARRDIKLEAVSLNFFPHLSISLEQVKYHAVSAKKIEGKLSFFSFIFGNPMLDEIQIQQASFTENALNSANIRMAFSDFPLKQFLRKDLILNGTHHVWVTLEKPVYGNATTFDFIFNKGNIALRQKGESLIQFDDVQLNQQKLGYIEIHADLTKPQKLAIAYIRPICATNCLAILKFNSYLQKSVVNFSGKNFPLKQLLALLNFPQTMTGTSDFNTQLAFTNSELIEGKFDFNARDGELLGLNLLDMAAQYLPINYNSDLTASRNMNTPYERFESNLSLENHLLKVDKISLKTTALLGEGSGAIDLDNVQCDVNLTLRSTNEKYKKLALPIRFFDSCYAPQYKLNIDKNFRHQLKELIKEKLK